A window of the Lactuca sativa cultivar Salinas chromosome 5, Lsat_Salinas_v11, whole genome shotgun sequence genome harbors these coding sequences:
- the LOC111892547 gene encoding vacuolar protein sorting-associated protein 28 homolog 1, whose translation MEVKLWNDKREREMYENFAELYAIIKATEKLEKAYVRDIIPSSDYETECQKLIAHFKTLSSNLKDTVPSIERFHDTYKMDCPAAMNRLITSGVPATVEHRAAASVSGGSSAAIVAECVANFITAMDTLKLNMVAVDQVFPLLSDLLGSLNKMSILPPDFEGKTKMKEWIGRLAKMGAADELTEQQSRQLQFDLDSSYNSFMAALPTDGT comes from the coding sequence ATGGAAGTGAAGCTATGGAATGATAAACGTGAGAGAGAAATGTATGAAAATTTTGCTGAACTTTATGCAATAATCAAAGCCACAGAAAAACTGGAAAAAGCATACGTTCGTGATATAATCCCATCATCTGATTATGAAACAGAATGTCAAAAACTAATTGCACATTTCAAAACCCTTTCATCAAACCTAAAAGACACAGTCCCCAGTATCGAAAGATTCCATGACACATACAAAATGGACTGCCCTGCCGCCATGAACCGCCTGATAACCTCCGGCGTCCCCGCCACGGTGGAGCACAGGGCGGCAGCCTCCGTTTCCGGTGGAAGCTCAGCTGCCATTGTGGCGGAATGTGTTGCGAATTTCATCACTGCAATGGATACTTTGAAGCTGAACATGGTGGCTGTTGACCAAGTTTTTCCTTTGCTTTCTGATTTGTTGGGTTCGTTGAACAAAATGTCGATTTTGCCCCCGGATTTTGAAGGGAAGACTAAGATGAAGGAGTGGATTGGGAGGTTGGCAAAAATGGGGGCGGCTGATGAGTTGACTGAACAGCAGTCAAGGCAACTGCAGTTTGACTTGGATTCTTCTTATAATTCTTTCATGGCTGCATTGCCTACTGATGGGACTTGA
- the LOC111892476 gene encoding protein CTR9 homolog: MACVYIPVQNSEEEVRVALDQLPRDATDILDILKAEQAPLDLWLIIAREYFKQGKVEQFRQILEEGSSPEIDEYYADVRYERIAILNALGAYFSYLGKIETKQKEKEDHFILATKYYNKASRIDMHEPSTWVGKGQLLLAKGDVDQAFSAFKIVLDGDRDNVPALLGHACVEFNRGKYSSSLEIYKRVLQVYPECPAAVRLGIGLCRYKLGQFERAKQAFERVLQLDPENVEALVALGIVDLQSNEASGIRGAMEKMQRAFDVYPYCATALNYLANHFFFTGQHFLVEQLTETALAATSHGSTRAHSYYNLARSYHSKGDYEKAGLYYMASVKEVNKPQEFILPFYGLGQVQLKLGDFKSSLSNFEKVLEVYPENCETLKAVAHIYLQLNQPTKAHEALKKAVRIDPRDPEAFLDLGELLISTDSGAALDAFKTARNLLKKANEEVSIELLNNIGVIHFERGEFELAQQTFKEALGDGIWMKLIDSEAQSDSFRKVLHQPMDASLAARIYKDMQLFHNLEKNGITVELPWDKITTLSNLARLFEQLHKTETASILYRLILFKFPEYVDAYLRLAAIAKARNNVPLSIELIRDALEVDDKNPDALCMLGDLELKNDDWVKAKDTFRAAKDASNGKDSYATLCLGNWNYFAAVRSEKRAPKLEATHLEKAKELYTKVLVERPANMYAANGAGVVLAEKGQFDIAKELFTQVQEAASGSVFVQMPDVWINLAHVHFAQGNFPLAIKMYQNCLRKFYYNTDSQILLYLARTHYEAEQWQDCKKTLLKAIHLAPSNYTLRFDTGVTLQKFSASTLQKTKRTVDEVRATVAELKNAVRLFSQLSAASNLQIHGFDEKKIETHVGYCKHLLEAAKVHCDAAELEDQQNRHRLELARQAAIREEESRLAEEQKKVKLEKRKQEDELKKVMQQEQHLERIKEHWKSSSGSKRKDRGQEDEEGGQGGERRRRKSSNKKRKRDKKPMDDDQQDYEETNYYQPDNQTNDNDNDDNDNRLAAAGLEDSDADDDTGGAPSSNTGRRIRGWSESEEDEPEKRQPSSSPVRDNSAEMQPSDGE; encoded by the exons ATGGCCTGTGTGTATATTCCGGTACAGAACTCGGAGGAGGAGGTACGAGTGGCTCTGGACCAACTTCCTAGAGACGCAACTGATATCCTTGACATTCTTAAGGCGGAACAAGCGCCTCTCGATCTCTGGCTCATTATCGCG AGGGAGTACTTTAAACAAGGAAAAGTTGAACAGTTTCGCCAAATTCTTGAAGAAGGGTCCAGTCCAG AAATCGACGAATACTATGCGGACGTGAGATATGAAAGAATTGCCATCTTAAATGCCCTTGGTGCCTATTTTAGCTACCTAGGAAAAATTGAgacaaaacaaaaagaaaaagaagatcatTTCATTTTGGCTACAAAATACTACAACAAAGCCTCCAGAATCGATATGCATGAGCCTTCTACTTGGGTTGGCAAAG GTCAGCTTTTACTAGCTAAAGGAGATGTGGATCAGGCTTTTTCTGCATTCAAGATTGTGTTAGATGGAGACCGAGATAATGTTCCTGCCCTTCTTGGCCAT GCTTGTGTTGAGTTCAACCGTGGGAAATACTCAAGTTCATTGGAGATTTACAAG AGGGTCTTGCAAGTATACCCTGAATGTCCTGCAGCTGTTCGACTTGGCATAGGTCTCTGTCGATACAAATTAGGTCAATTTGAAAGGGCAAAGCAAGCATTTGAACGTGTGTTGCAG TTAGATCCAGAAAATGTTGAGGCTCTTGTGGCACTTGGAATTGTGGATTTGCAATCAAATGAAG CTTCTGGTATTAGGGGAGCAATGGAAAAGATGCAAAGAGCCTTTGATGTCTATCCATACTGTGCAACTGCTCTAAATTATCTGGCAAATCATTTCTTCTTCACTGGCCAACATTTTCTGGTTGAGCAATTGACTGAAACAGCCCTTGCTGCAACTTCTCATGGCTCAACAAGGGCACATTCCTATTATAACCTTGCACGTTCATATCATAGCAAG GGTGATTATGAAAAGGCTGGATTATACTACATGGCATCTGTAAAGGAAGTGAATAAGCCTCAAGAGTTCATTTTACCTTTCTATGGTTTGGGACAAGTGCAACTGAAATTGGGAGACTTTAAAAGCTCTctttcgaattttgaaaaagtcTTGGAAGTTTATCCTGAAAATTGTGAGACATTGAAG GCTGTTGCTCACATCTATCTTCAGCTCAACCAACCTACCAAGGCTCATGAAGCTCTGAAAAAAGCTGTCAGAATTGATCCACGAGATCCTGAG GCTTTTCTTGATCTTGGAGAATTGTTGATTTCAACCGACTCTGGAGCTGCTTTAGATGCATTTAAAACT GCAAGGAATCTTTTAAAAAAGGCAAACGAAGAAGTATCAATTGAGCTTCTCAACAATATTGGTGTCATTCATTTTGAAAGAGGGGAATTCGAG CTTGCTCAACAAACTTTTAAGGAGGCTCTTGGTGATGGAATATGGATGAAGCTAATAGATAGTGAAGCACAATCTGATTCTTTCAGAAAGGTGTTACATCAACCAATGGATGCCAGTTTAGCTGCTCGAATCTACAAAGACATGCAGTTGTTTCATAATCTTGAGAAAAATGGTATTACAGTGGAATTACCATGGGACAAAATTACAACATTGTCCAACCTTGCTAGACTATTTGAACAGTTGCATAAAACAGAAACTGCTAGCATTTTATATCGTCTCATCTTGTTCAAG TTTCCAGAGTATGTAGATGCTTACTTAAGGCTTGCTGCTATTGCAAAAGCACGAAATAATGTCCCACTCAGCATTGAATTG ATTCGTGATGCTTTGGAGGTGGATGACAAAAATCCAGATGCATTGTGTATGTTAGGTGACTTAGAGCTTAAAAATGATGATTGGGTCAAGGCAAAAGACACCTTTCGTGCAGCAAAAGATGCTTCTAATGGAAAAGATTCTTATGCTACTCTTTGTCTG GGGAACTGGAATTACTTTGCAGCAGTAAGATCTGAGAAAAGAGCTCCTAAGTTGGAAGCTACACATTTAGAAAAAGCCAAGGAGTTATACACTAAG gttTTGGTAGAACGTCCAGCTAATATGTATGCTGCAAATGGTGCTGGTGTGGTGTTGGCTGAAAAAGGTCAATTTGATATTGCAAAGGAACTCTTTACACAG GTTCAAGAAGCTGCAAGTGGAAGTGTTTTTGTCCAGATGCCAGATGTATGGATTAATTTAGCACATGTTCATTTCGCTCAAGGCAATTTCCCATTAGCCATTAAAATG TATCAAAATTGTTTACGGAAATTTTACTACAACACAGACAGTCAAATCCTTCTGTATTTAGCGCGCACACATTATGAAGCTGAACAATGGCAGGATTGTAAAAAGACATTACTGAAAGCCATTCACTTGGCACCTTCAAATTACACATTAAGATTCGACACAGGTGTTACCTTACAAAAGTTTTCAGCATCTACATTACAAAAGACAAAAAGGACTGTTGATGAG GTGAGAGCAACGGTTGCTGAGCTGAAAAATGCAGTTCGGTTATTCAGTCAGTTATCAGCAGCTTCGAATTTACAGATTCATGGGTTTGATGAGAAGAAAATTGAAACACATGTTGGATACTGTAAACATTTGCTTGAGGCTGCAAAAGTTCATTGTGATGCTGCTGAGCTGGAAGATCAACAAAATAGACATAGACTAGAACTTGCTAGACAAGCAGCCATACGTGAGGAAGAGAGTCGTTTAGCTGAAGAGCAGAAGAAAGTCAAG TTGGAAAAGAGGAAACAAGAGGATGAGCTGAAAAAGGTGATGCAACAGGAACAGCATTTAGAGCGTATTAAG GAACATTGGAagagtagcagtgggtctaagaGAAAAGATAGAGGTCAAGAGGATGAGGAGGGTGGACAAGGTGgggaaaggagaagaagaaagagtaGTAACAAAAAGAGAAAGAGAGACAAGAAGCCAATGGATGATGATCAACAAGATTATGAAGAAACAAACTACTACCAACCAGACAATCAAACAAACgataatgataatgatgataATGATAATCGACTCGCAGCTGCTGGCCTTGAAGACTCCGATGCAGATGACGACACA GGTGGTGCACCTTCATCAAATACAGGAAGAAGAATACGGGGGTGGTCAGAATCCGAAGAGGATGAGCCGGAAAAGAGGCAACCTAGTTCCAGTCCAGTTAGAGACAACTCTGCTGAGATGCAGCCAAGTGATGGAGAATAA